A stretch of Miscanthus floridulus cultivar M001 chromosome 13, ASM1932011v1, whole genome shotgun sequence DNA encodes these proteins:
- the LOC136500530 gene encoding serine/threonine-protein phosphatase 7-like: MSQPDSDAIVADAAAPATDPSPAPAPAPPVVEWPEGGVLTRDWVAGLESTLDWCSRHLPGDRLPAVLPPALVQRLVLAAAAILHREPNLVRVDPRPGQAVVVVGDVHGQLHDVLFLLRDAGFPSEDRIFVFNGDYVDRGAWGLETFLLLLAWKVLLPNCVFLLRGNHESKYCTSVYGFEKEVMTKYKDQGPQVYRKFLRCFEDLPLATIIAGSVYTAHGGVFRGTIVVPSKRSKKGHKFKADFTVDPTAMKLGSLDELLKARRTVLDPSWEGSNLIPGDVLWSDPSLQMGLSPNKERGIGLLWGPDITQQFLRTNHLKLIIRSHEGPDARDKRHDLLGMDNGYTIDHEVECGKLITLFSAPDYPQFQASEERHNNRGAYIVLNPPDFATPVFRSFEAVKPRPAAHPFYDFEEVIDSDEELNLDAMDSGTSSLS, encoded by the exons ATGTCGCAGCCCGATTCCGACGCCATCGTCGCCGACGCCGCGGCGCCGGCGACGGATCCCTCCCCAGCCCCAGCCCCGGCCCCACCGGTGGTCGAGTGGCCCGAGGGCGGCGTGCTGACGCGGGATTGGGTGGCGGGGCTGGAATCCACGCTGGACTGGTGCTCGCGGCACCTCCCCGGGGACCGGCTCCCGGCGGTGCTCCCGCCCGCGCTGGTCCAGCGCCTGgtcctggccgccgccgccatcctgcACCGCGAGCCCAACCTCGTCCGCGTCGACCCGCGCCCCGGCcaggccgtcgtcgtcgtcggggacGTCCACGGCCAGCTCCACGACGTCCTCTTCCTGCTCCGCGACGCCGGGTTCCCTTCCGAGGACcgcatcttcgtcttcaatggcgACTACGTCGACCGCGGCGCCTGGGGCCTCGAGACCTTCCTCCTGCTCCTCGCCTGGAAG GTGCTACTCCCGAATTGTGTGTTCCTTCTTCGGGGAAATCACGAATCCAAATACTGCACGTCAGTATATGGTTTCGAGAAGGAGGTAATGACTAAATACAAAGATCAGGGCCCTCAAGTTTATCGGAAGTTTTTAAGATGTTTTGAGGACCTTCCTCTAGCGACAATAATAGCAGGAAGCGTGTACACTGCACACGGAGGTGTCTTTCGTGGAACGATTGTTGTGCCATCGAAGAGATCAAAGAAGGGTCATAAATTCAAAGCGGATTTTACTGTTGATCCGACTGCTATGAAACTTGGATCCTTAGATGAGTTATTGAAAGCAAGGAGAACTGTTCTTGACCCTTCttgggaaggctcaaatttgatcccTGGGGATGTGCTCTGGTCTGACCCTTCCTTGCAGATGGGTCTTTCACCGAATAAAGAACGAGGCATCGGTTTGCTTTGGGGTCCAGATATCACTCAACAGTTTTTGCGGACAAATCATTTGAAG CTAATCATCAGGTCACATGAAGGTCCAGACGCAAGAGACAAGCGACATGATCTCTTAGGAATGGATAATGGATATACAATTGATCATGAAGTAGAATGTGGGAAACTGATTACTCTCTTCAGTGCACCAGACTACCCACAATTTCAG GCTTCAGAGGAGCGACATAACAATCGTGGTGCATATATTGTCCTTAATCCACCTGATTTTGCCACTCCTGTTTTCCGTAGCTTTGAAGCTGTAAAGCCTCGACCTGCG GCCCACCCATTCTATGATTTCGAAGAAGTGATCGACTCAGACGAAGAGTTGAATTTGGACGCCATGGACAGTGGCACGTCGAGCCTGTCATGA